In Methanothrix sp., a genomic segment contains:
- the pfkB gene encoding 1-phosphofructokinase, producing the protein MIYTITLNPALDRTLWIQRMSDDASNRIIEEKSFAGGKSVDVSKVLKNLGEDNVALGFVGGFAGRELEGRLLNEGIETDFVRVSGETRTNIVIHEKDTGKQYVLNARGPEIRPDELMQFIEQLERLPCSELVTIGGSLPRGISPEIYRKIINLVKRCQVRVVLDVDGEALRQGIRARPDIIKPNIHELSELVGRELVDMDEIISASREINQKGVEIVLVSMGAKGILLVSGRRTYLAVPPTVKVESTVGAGDSSVAGFVLGLVQGKELPECLIYAAAAGTATTLHQGTALCQRDDFERLIPQVVLTDLSPRD; encoded by the coding sequence ATGATATACACAATCACCCTAAACCCGGCATTGGATCGCACCTTATGGATTCAGAGGATGAGCGATGATGCCTCAAACAGAATAATCGAGGAGAAGAGCTTTGCAGGAGGAAAGAGCGTCGATGTCTCCAAGGTGCTCAAGAACCTGGGAGAGGATAATGTGGCCCTGGGTTTTGTGGGAGGCTTTGCCGGCCGGGAGCTGGAGGGGAGGTTGCTCAACGAGGGCATTGAGACCGACTTTGTGCGCGTCTCCGGCGAGACCCGCACCAATATCGTCATTCATGAGAAGGATACTGGAAAGCAGTACGTCTTAAATGCCCGCGGCCCGGAGATCAGGCCGGATGAGCTGATGCAGTTCATAGAGCAGCTGGAGAGGCTTCCCTGCAGCGAGCTGGTCACCATTGGCGGAAGCCTGCCCAGGGGCATCAGCCCGGAGATCTATCGTAAGATCATAAACCTGGTGAAGAGGTGCCAGGTGAGAGTGGTCCTGGATGTGGATGGCGAGGCGCTCCGCCAGGGGATCCGCGCCCGCCCCGATATCATCAAGCCCAACATCCATGAGCTCTCTGAACTGGTGGGCAGAGAGCTGGTGGATATGGATGAGATCATTTCTGCCTCGCGAGAGATCAATCAAAAGGGGGTGGAGATCGTCCTGGTCTCCATGGGGGCGAAGGGCATACTCCTGGTCTCGGGCAGAAGGACCTATCTGGCTGTCCCGCCGACGGTGAAGGTGGAGAGCACTGTGGGGGCGGGCGACTCTTCGGTGGCCGGTTTCGTCCTCGGCCTGGTGCAGGGAAAGGAGCTGCCAGAATGCCTGATATATGCAGCCGCTGCTGGTACTGCCACCACCCTTCACCAGGGAACTGCGCTGTGCCAGAGGGATGATTTTGAGAGGCTGATCCCTCAGGTCGTTCTCACCGACCTCTCCCCCAGGGACTGA
- a CDS encoding 2,3-diphosphoglycerate-dependent phosphoglycerate mutase, with protein MPRLILLRHGQSLWNRERRFTGWTDIDLSPQGVKEARHAGRLMRGAGIAIDLAYTSLLKRALRTLWIVLDEMGLVGVPVIQSWRLNERSYGSFEGLCLDEAEEIYGAEQVRVWRKSFHHRFPARPEGGIGLQEGGHRRTNPIAGPPSSSESLKEVQERLLPLWQEEIAADLEEGRSILVVSHGNTIRALVKHIEGISDLDIEDLAVHNADPLVYELDGRLWPAERIVLGNNDM; from the coding sequence TTGCCCCGGTTGATACTGCTCAGGCACGGCCAGAGCCTCTGGAATCGGGAGAGGAGGTTCACCGGCTGGACGGACATCGATCTATCCCCTCAAGGGGTGAAGGAGGCCCGCCATGCCGGACGGCTGATGAGAGGGGCGGGCATAGCCATTGATCTCGCCTACACATCGCTTCTGAAGCGGGCTTTGAGGACATTGTGGATAGTGCTGGATGAGATGGGCCTAGTGGGAGTTCCAGTCATCCAGAGCTGGAGGCTGAACGAGCGCTCTTATGGCTCCTTTGAGGGATTGTGCCTGGATGAGGCAGAGGAGATATATGGGGCAGAGCAGGTGCGAGTGTGGCGCAAGAGCTTCCACCATCGGTTCCCTGCCCGGCCTGAGGGGGGTATCGGCCTTCAGGAGGGGGGCCATCGCCGCACCAATCCGATAGCAGGGCCCCCTTCATCCTCCGAATCTTTGAAGGAGGTACAAGAGCGTCTTCTGCCCCTCTGGCAGGAGGAGATAGCTGCTGACCTGGAGGAAGGGAGGAGCATTCTGGTGGTCTCCCATGGCAACACCATCCGCGCCCTGGTCAAGCATATAGAGGGGATATCCGATCTGGATATAGAAGATCTGGCCGTTCACAATGCCGATCCCCTCGTCTACGAGCTGGACGGCCGGCTGTGGCCCGCAGAGCGCATCGTTCTGGGCAATAATGACATGTAA
- a CDS encoding aldolase, producing the protein MIENENIKIPLDVPAKSRNRYRDNYLRITKGRERLMLFAGDQKAEHLNDDFFGEGIDREDNDPEHLFRIAASSNIGVFATQLGLIARYGMDYPSVPYLVKLNSKTNLIKAEQADPRSPLWIDVPQVVEFMESSKLDILGVGYTIYLGSEHEGEMLSQAARLVYQAHQAGLVTVLWVYPRGRAVADERDPHLIAGAAGVALTLGSDFVKLNYPAGAEEDRADLFKEAVQAAGRTKVVCAGGESTDARLFLQRLHDQIHISGAAGNATGRNIHQRPLDEAIRLCNAIYAITLDNASVDWAYRLYSGE; encoded by the coding sequence ATGATCGAGAATGAGAATATCAAGATCCCCCTGGATGTCCCGGCAAAGAGCCGGAATAGATACCGGGATAACTATCTGAGGATCACAAAGGGCCGGGAGAGGTTGATGCTATTTGCCGGCGACCAGAAGGCAGAGCACCTGAACGACGACTTCTTTGGAGAGGGAATCGACCGAGAGGATAACGATCCAGAGCATCTATTCCGGATAGCAGCCAGCTCCAATATCGGCGTCTTTGCCACCCAGCTGGGCCTGATCGCCCGCTATGGCATGGACTATCCCTCCGTCCCCTATCTGGTCAAGCTGAACTCCAAGACCAACCTGATCAAGGCCGAGCAGGCTGACCCCCGCAGCCCTCTGTGGATAGATGTGCCTCAGGTGGTTGAATTCATGGAGAGCAGCAAACTGGATATCCTGGGGGTGGGCTACACCATTTATCTGGGAAGCGAGCATGAGGGGGAGATGCTCTCCCAGGCCGCCAGGCTGGTCTATCAGGCCCATCAGGCAGGCCTGGTGACAGTCCTCTGGGTCTATCCCCGCGGACGGGCAGTGGCAGATGAGAGGGATCCTCACCTCATCGCCGGCGCTGCTGGAGTGGCCCTGACCCTGGGAAGCGATTTCGTCAAGCTGAACTATCCCGCCGGGGCGGAGGAGGATCGGGCAGATCTATTCAAGGAGGCTGTGCAGGCAGCTGGGCGCACCAAGGTGGTCTGTGCCGGCGGAGAGAGCACTGATGCCCGTCTTTTCCTGCAGAGGCTGCATGATCAGATCCATATCAGCGGTGCTGCGGGGAATGCTACCGGCAGGAATATTCATCAGAGGCCTTTGGATGAAGCGATCAGGCTGTGCAATGCCATCTATGCCATAACATTGGATAATGCCAGTGTGGACTGGGCCTACAGGCTCTACAGCGGGGAGTAG